From a single Cupriavidus taiwanensis LMG 19424 genomic region:
- a CDS encoding enoyl-CoA hydratase, with the protein MPYENILVETRGRVGLVTLNRPKALNALNDALMDELGAALTAFDQDEGIGAIVITGSERAFAAGADIGMMAKYSFMDVYKGDYITRNWETIRKIRKPVIAGVAGYALGGGCELAMMCDIIIAADSAKFGQPEVKLGTMPGAGGTQRLPRAVSKAKAMDLCLTARMMDAAEAERAGLVSRVVPADKLLDEVLAAAETVAGFSLPVVMMIKESVNAAYETTLAEGVHFERRLFHATFATEDQKEGMAAFVEKRSPNFQHR; encoded by the coding sequence ATGCCGTACGAGAACATCCTGGTCGAGACCCGCGGCCGCGTTGGCCTGGTCACGCTGAACCGCCCGAAGGCCCTGAATGCGCTCAATGACGCGTTGATGGATGAACTGGGCGCCGCGCTGACCGCGTTCGACCAGGATGAAGGGATCGGCGCCATCGTCATCACCGGCAGCGAGCGCGCCTTTGCCGCCGGCGCCGACATCGGCATGATGGCCAAGTACTCCTTCATGGATGTCTACAAGGGCGACTACATCACCCGCAACTGGGAAACCATCCGCAAGATCCGCAAGCCAGTCATCGCGGGCGTAGCCGGTTATGCGCTGGGCGGCGGCTGCGAACTGGCGATGATGTGCGACATCATCATCGCGGCGGATTCGGCGAAGTTCGGGCAGCCCGAGGTCAAGCTCGGCACCATGCCCGGCGCGGGCGGCACGCAGCGCCTGCCGCGCGCGGTGTCCAAGGCCAAGGCGATGGACCTGTGCCTGACCGCGCGCATGATGGACGCCGCTGAAGCCGAGCGCGCGGGCCTGGTGTCGCGCGTGGTGCCGGCCGACAAGCTGCTGGACGAAGTGCTGGCGGCGGCCGAGACCGTCGCCGGGTTCTCGCTCCCCGTCGTCATGATGATCAAGGAATCGGTCAACGCCGCCTACGAGACCACGCTGGCCGAGGGCGTTCACTTCGAGCGTCGGCTTTTCCACGCCACCTTCGCCACGGAAGACCAGAAAGAGGGCATGGCCGCCTTCGTCGAGAAGCGCAGCCCGAATTTCCAGCACCGTTAA
- a CDS encoding amino acid ABC transporter ATP-binding protein, which translates to MIAARDIFKSFGPLEVLRGVSLTLRKGDVTAVIGPSGSGKSTLLRCLNHLEVIDRGSLHIEGEMLAAPGPDGAARYVPDADVRRICRKMGMVFQSFNLFPHMTVLQNIIEAPVTVKGLRRDAVIPKAEELLRKVGLLAKRDSYPARLSGGQKQRVAIARALAMEPDIMLFDEPTSALDPELTGEVLRTMRQLAEEHMTMLVVTHEMGFAREVANHVVFMDEGKILEEGPPGEVFGAPAHARTREFLAHML; encoded by the coding sequence ATGATCGCGGCACGGGATATCTTCAAGTCGTTCGGGCCGCTGGAGGTTTTGCGCGGCGTCTCGCTGACCTTGCGCAAGGGCGATGTCACCGCGGTGATCGGCCCGTCGGGGTCGGGCAAGAGCACCTTGCTGCGTTGCCTGAACCATCTCGAGGTGATCGACCGCGGCAGCCTTCACATCGAAGGCGAGATGCTGGCCGCCCCGGGCCCCGACGGCGCGGCCCGCTATGTGCCGGACGCGGACGTGCGTCGCATCTGCCGCAAGATGGGCATGGTGTTCCAGTCGTTCAACCTGTTTCCGCACATGACGGTGTTGCAGAACATCATCGAGGCGCCGGTGACGGTCAAGGGGCTGCGGCGCGATGCGGTGATCCCCAAGGCCGAGGAACTGCTGCGCAAGGTCGGCCTGCTGGCCAAGCGCGACAGCTACCCGGCACGGCTGTCCGGCGGCCAGAAGCAGCGGGTGGCGATTGCGCGCGCGCTGGCGATGGAACCCGACATCATGCTGTTCGACGAACCCACATCGGCGCTGGATCCCGAACTGACCGGCGAGGTGCTTCGCACCATGCGGCAGTTGGCGGAAGAACATATGACCATGCTCGTCGTCACCCATGAGATGGGGTTTGCCCGGGAAGTGGCCAACCATGTCGTCTTCATGGACGAGGGCAAGATTCTCGAGGAAGGGCCGCCGGGCGAAGTGTTCGGCGCGCCGGCCCACGCACGCACCCGCGAATTCCTGGCGCACATGCTCTAG
- a CDS encoding amino acid ABC transporter permease, producing the protein MDYVLSLLLPLAQGAKVTLTLFAITLALSVPLGLALALARISSWPLLSGLVNGYIWLMRGTPLMLQMLFIYFALPFVPVIGVRLPDFPAAVVAFALNYAAYFAEIFRAGIKSVDRGQYEASKALGMTYFQTMRRVVLPQMVSRVLPPVSNETITLIKDTSLIYVLALNDILRTARGIVQRDFTTTPFLVAALFYLVMTLILTWFFQNLEKRYAKHDD; encoded by the coding sequence ATGGATTACGTCTTATCTCTTCTGCTGCCACTGGCGCAGGGTGCCAAAGTCACGCTGACGCTATTCGCCATCACGCTCGCCCTGTCGGTGCCGCTGGGGCTTGCGCTGGCACTGGCGCGCATTTCGTCATGGCCGCTGCTGAGCGGCCTGGTCAACGGCTATATCTGGCTGATGCGCGGCACGCCGCTGATGCTGCAGATGCTGTTCATCTATTTTGCGCTGCCGTTCGTGCCGGTCATCGGCGTGCGGCTGCCCGATTTTCCTGCGGCGGTGGTGGCCTTCGCGCTCAATTACGCCGCTTACTTCGCCGAAATCTTCCGCGCCGGGATCAAATCCGTCGACCGCGGCCAGTACGAGGCCAGCAAGGCGCTGGGCATGACGTACTTCCAGACCATGCGGCGGGTGGTGCTGCCGCAGATGGTCAGCCGCGTGCTGCCGCCGGTCAGCAACGAGACCATTACGCTGATCAAGGACACCTCGCTGATCTACGTGCTGGCGCTCAACGACATCCTGCGCACCGCGCGCGGCATCGTGCAGCGCGATTTCACCACCACGCCATTCCTCGTCGCCGCGCTGTTCTATCTGGTGATGACGCTGATTCTGACCTGGTTCTTCCAGAATCTCGAAAAACGCTATGCCAAACATGATGACTAG
- a CDS encoding amino acid ABC transporter substrate-binding protein, with amino-acid sequence MKKFAALLLISSVALFAACGKKESAPAPAAGTDTATRIVVGLDDNFPPMGFRDANNELVGFDIDMAKEASRRLGMTVEFKPIDWSAKEAELNGKRVDVLWNGLTITEERKKNISFTAPYMTNHQIVIVGTQSPVKAKADLAGRIVGAQDGSSAVDAIKKESQIAASLKELKTFGDNVTALMDLSAGRLDAIVVDEVVGRYLISKRAGEYRVLEENFGTEDYGVGVRKDDAELLGKLDKTLASMKQDGTAARIATQWFGTDITK; translated from the coding sequence ATGAAGAAGTTCGCTGCATTGCTCCTGATCTCCTCCGTCGCGCTGTTCGCCGCCTGCGGCAAGAAAGAATCCGCGCCCGCGCCAGCTGCCGGCACGGATACGGCCACCCGGATCGTCGTGGGCCTGGACGACAATTTCCCGCCGATGGGTTTCCGCGATGCCAACAACGAGCTGGTCGGCTTCGATATCGATATGGCCAAGGAGGCCAGCCGCCGTCTCGGCATGACGGTCGAGTTCAAGCCGATCGACTGGAGCGCCAAGGAGGCGGAACTGAACGGCAAGCGCGTCGACGTGCTGTGGAACGGACTGACCATCACCGAAGAGCGCAAGAAGAACATCAGCTTTACCGCGCCGTACATGACCAACCACCAGATCGTGATCGTCGGCACCCAGTCGCCGGTGAAGGCCAAGGCCGACCTGGCCGGCCGCATCGTCGGCGCCCAGGACGGCAGCAGCGCGGTGGATGCCATCAAGAAGGAAAGCCAGATTGCCGCCAGCCTGAAGGAACTCAAGACCTTCGGCGACAACGTGACGGCGCTGATGGACCTGTCGGCAGGCCGCCTCGACGCGATCGTGGTCGATGAGGTGGTGGGCCGCTACCTGATCAGCAAGCGTGCCGGCGAATACCGCGTATTGGAAGAGAACTTCGGCACCGAGGATTACGGCGTCGGCGTGCGCAAGGATGACGCCGAGCTGCTCGGCAAGCTCGACAAGACGCTGGCGTCGATGAAGCAGGACGGCACCGCGGCGCGTATCGCCACCCAGTGGTTCGGCACCGACATCACCAAGTAA
- the paaG gene encoding 2-(1,2-epoxy-1,2-dihydrophenyl)acetyl-CoA isomerase PaaG yields MPPTSTPAGQPVSIENGPILLAWRGRVAIITLNRPDKLNSFTRAMHQALQQALDHVEAGGARALLLTGAGRGFCAGQDLADLDFTPGHMTDLGELIDTWFNPLIRRLQGLPLPVVAAVNGTAAGAGANLALACDMVLAARSASFIQAFVKIGLAPDSGGTWLLPQRIGMARALGLAMTGERLSAEDAEAWGLVWQTMDDPLLPEQALALATHLAGQPTRALAAIKRAMYASATATLDAQLDLERDLQRELGQSADYAEGVNAFLAKRAPHFTGK; encoded by the coding sequence ATGCCCCCGACGTCCACGCCCGCTGGCCAGCCGGTCAGCATCGAGAACGGTCCCATCCTGCTGGCATGGCGGGGCCGGGTCGCCATCATCACCCTCAATCGCCCTGACAAGCTCAACAGCTTCACCCGCGCCATGCACCAGGCGCTGCAGCAAGCCCTGGATCACGTCGAGGCCGGCGGCGCCCGCGCCCTGCTGCTGACCGGCGCCGGCCGCGGCTTTTGCGCGGGCCAGGACCTCGCCGACCTGGATTTCACTCCCGGGCATATGACCGACCTGGGCGAGCTGATCGATACCTGGTTCAACCCGCTGATCCGCCGCCTCCAGGGCCTGCCGCTGCCGGTGGTGGCGGCCGTCAACGGCACCGCCGCCGGTGCCGGCGCCAACCTGGCGCTGGCCTGCGACATGGTGCTGGCGGCGCGCTCCGCCAGCTTTATCCAGGCCTTTGTCAAGATCGGGCTGGCGCCGGATTCGGGCGGCACCTGGCTGCTGCCGCAGCGCATCGGCATGGCCCGCGCATTGGGCCTGGCCATGACCGGCGAGCGCCTGAGTGCCGAGGATGCCGAAGCCTGGGGCCTGGTCTGGCAGACCATGGACGATCCGCTGCTGCCGGAACAGGCCCTGGCCCTGGCCACGCATCTGGCCGGCCAGCCGACCCGCGCGCTGGCGGCGATCAAGCGCGCCATGTATGCCAGCGCCACCGCCACGCTCGACGCCCAGCTCGACCTGGAACGCGACCTGCAGCGCGAGCTGGGCCAGTCCGCCGACTATGCGGAGGGGGTCAACGCCTTTCTCGCCAAGCGCGCCCCGCACTTCACCGGCAAGTAG
- the paaI gene encoding hydroxyphenylacetyl-CoA thioesterase PaaI yields MKQDPQALAEAAAAAMYEADTCSRWLGITVQAVRPGYARLTMPVRKEFLNGHGICHGGLMFTLADSAFAFACNSHNINTVAAGCSIEFLRPVHGEDVLTAEATEQVLSGRHGIYDIRVTNAAGQAVAMFRGKSAQIKGHVVPPPDATDGA; encoded by the coding sequence TTGAAACAGGACCCCCAGGCCCTCGCGGAAGCCGCCGCGGCCGCGATGTACGAAGCCGACACGTGCAGCCGCTGGCTGGGCATTACGGTCCAGGCCGTGCGCCCCGGCTATGCGCGGCTGACCATGCCGGTGCGCAAGGAATTCCTCAACGGCCACGGCATCTGCCATGGCGGCCTGATGTTTACGCTGGCCGATTCCGCCTTCGCTTTTGCCTGCAACAGCCATAACATCAACACCGTGGCGGCCGGCTGCAGCATCGAGTTCCTGCGGCCCGTGCATGGCGAAGACGTGCTCACCGCCGAGGCCACCGAGCAGGTGCTGTCCGGCCGGCACGGCATCTACGATATCCGCGTGACCAACGCGGCGGGCCAGGCGGTGGCGATGTTCCGCGGCAAGTCCGCGCAGATCAAGGGACACGTGGTGCCGCCGCCCGACGCCACCGATGGCGCCTGA
- the paaK gene encoding phenylacetate--CoA ligase PaaK, whose protein sequence is MSTRLTDLPLDPIETASRAELQALQLERLKWSLHHAYANSPVYRRKFDEAGVHPDQLQSLADLSRFPFTSKQDLRDNYPFGMFAVPQERVARIHASSGTTGKPTVVGYTLQDIDNWATVMARSIRASGARRGDKVHISYGYGLFTGGLGAHYGVEKAGLTAIPFGGGQTERQVQLIQDFKPEVIMVTPSYMLAIADEFERQGIDPASTSLRVGIFGAEPWTPEMRLAIEKRMGISAVDIYGLSEVMGPGVANECAETKDGPTIWEDHFYPEIIDPDTGAVLPDGEFGELVFTSLTKQAMPVVRYRTRDLTRLLPGTARAAFRRMEKVTGRTDDMMIVRGVNVFPSQIEELILRHAELAPHYQCVLAREGHLDTLTVRVECAHGSDTALAHPARERLAHEIKSYIGVTAGIEVLPEGGIERSVGKAKRIVDQRRR, encoded by the coding sequence ATGAGCACGCGCCTGACCGATCTGCCCCTGGACCCGATCGAGACCGCCAGCCGCGCCGAGCTGCAGGCGTTGCAGCTGGAGCGCCTGAAATGGTCGCTTCACCACGCCTACGCCAATTCGCCGGTCTACCGGCGCAAGTTCGACGAGGCCGGCGTGCATCCGGACCAGCTGCAATCGCTGGCGGACCTGTCTCGCTTTCCGTTCACCAGCAAGCAGGATCTGCGCGACAACTACCCGTTCGGCATGTTCGCAGTGCCGCAGGAGCGGGTCGCGCGCATCCATGCCTCGTCCGGCACCACCGGCAAGCCCACCGTGGTGGGCTACACGCTGCAGGACATCGACAACTGGGCCACGGTGATGGCCCGCTCGATCCGCGCCTCGGGTGCGCGGCGCGGCGACAAGGTGCACATCAGCTATGGCTACGGGCTCTTCACCGGCGGACTGGGCGCGCACTACGGGGTCGAGAAGGCCGGCCTGACCGCGATCCCGTTCGGCGGCGGGCAGACCGAGCGGCAGGTGCAGCTGATCCAGGACTTCAAGCCGGAAGTGATCATGGTGACCCCCAGCTATATGCTGGCGATCGCCGATGAATTCGAGCGCCAGGGCATCGACCCGGCCAGCACCTCGCTGCGCGTCGGCATCTTCGGCGCGGAGCCGTGGACGCCGGAGATGCGGCTGGCGATCGAGAAGCGCATGGGCATTTCGGCGGTCGACATCTATGGCCTGTCGGAAGTGATGGGACCCGGCGTGGCCAACGAATGCGCCGAGACCAAGGACGGCCCGACCATCTGGGAAGACCACTTCTACCCGGAGATCATCGACCCGGACACCGGCGCGGTGCTGCCCGACGGCGAGTTCGGCGAACTGGTGTTCACCTCGCTGACCAAGCAAGCGATGCCGGTGGTGCGCTACCGTACGCGCGACCTGACCCGGCTGCTGCCGGGCACGGCTCGCGCGGCATTTCGCCGCATGGAGAAAGTCACCGGCCGGACCGACGACATGATGATCGTGCGCGGCGTCAACGTGTTCCCGTCGCAGATCGAGGAACTGATCCTCCGGCACGCCGAGCTGGCGCCGCATTACCAGTGCGTGCTGGCCAGGGAAGGCCACCTCGATACGCTGACGGTGCGGGTCGAATGCGCGCATGGCAGCGACACGGCGCTGGCACACCCCGCGCGCGAGCGGCTGGCGCACGAGATCAAGTCTTACATCGGCGTGACCGCCGGGATCGAGGTGCTGCCCGAGGGCGGAATCGAACGGTCGGTGGGGAAGGCGAAGCGGATCGTGGACCAGCGCAGGCGCTGA
- the mltA gene encoding murein transglycosylase A: MAYADAFPIPQVSQVSSHPQRRLRGWLALAGAAVLLAGCMSGPPPRIETTPSGTAPPTASPQKGRLQAASWAELGGWAQDDVRAAWPALQQSCQALKKRAEWSRACAAGMMVNAGDINAMRAYFESNFQPYRVVNGDGTDSGLITGYYEPILHGSRTRQGRFQVPLYRKPAQFGNRALPARAELLQNPAMRGNELVWVDDAVEAAFLQIQGSGRIRMADGSMMRVGFGGTNEQPFRSFGKWLLDRGEITPAQATMQGIKAWARANPGRVEEMLNVNPRFVFFRELPPSNDGPVGALGVPLTAERSIAVDPATIPLGVPVFLSTTRPLSTEPIQRLMFAQDTGSAIKGGVRADFFWGAGDAAGETAGRMKQGGRMWVLMPRS; encoded by the coding sequence ATGGCATACGCGGACGCTTTCCCGATTCCACAGGTTTCCCAGGTTTCCTCCCACCCGCAGCGCCGCCTGCGCGGCTGGCTTGCGCTGGCCGGCGCAGCGGTGCTGCTGGCCGGCTGCATGAGTGGCCCGCCGCCGCGCATCGAGACCACCCCGTCAGGCACCGCGCCGCCGACGGCGTCGCCGCAGAAGGGCCGGCTGCAGGCCGCCAGCTGGGCCGAGCTCGGCGGCTGGGCCCAGGACGATGTGCGCGCCGCCTGGCCGGCGCTGCAGCAAAGCTGCCAGGCGCTGAAGAAGCGGGCGGAATGGAGCCGCGCCTGCGCCGCGGGCATGATGGTCAATGCCGGCGACATCAACGCCATGCGCGCGTATTTCGAAAGCAACTTCCAGCCGTACCGCGTGGTCAACGGCGACGGCACCGACAGCGGCCTGATCACCGGCTACTACGAGCCCATCCTGCATGGCTCGCGCACGCGCCAGGGCAGGTTCCAGGTGCCGCTGTACCGCAAGCCGGCGCAGTTCGGCAACCGTGCGCTGCCGGCGCGCGCCGAGCTGCTGCAGAACCCGGCCATGCGCGGCAACGAGCTGGTCTGGGTCGACGACGCGGTCGAGGCCGCGTTCCTGCAGATCCAGGGCTCGGGCCGCATCCGCATGGCGGACGGCAGCATGATGCGCGTGGGCTTCGGCGGTACCAACGAGCAGCCGTTCCGCTCGTTCGGCAAGTGGCTGCTGGACCGCGGCGAGATTACCCCGGCGCAGGCCACCATGCAGGGCATCAAGGCGTGGGCGCGCGCCAATCCCGGCCGCGTCGAGGAGATGCTCAACGTCAATCCGCGCTTTGTCTTCTTCCGCGAACTGCCGCCGAGCAACGACGGCCCGGTGGGCGCGCTGGGCGTGCCGCTGACCGCGGAGCGCTCGATCGCGGTCGATCCGGCGACGATTCCGCTGGGCGTGCCGGTGTTCCTGTCGACCACGCGTCCGCTGTCGACCGAGCCGATCCAGCGCCTGATGTTCGCGCAGGATACCGGCAGCGCGATCAAGGGCGGCGTGCGCGCGGACTTCTTCTGGGGGGCCGGCGATGCCGCCGGCGAGACCGCCGGACGGATGAAGCAGGGCGGCAGGATGTGGGTGCTGATGCCGCGCAGTTGA
- the apaG gene encoding Co2+/Mg2+ efflux protein ApaG: MSEYAFSVSVRTQYLPDQSDPERGRHAFAYTITIHNTGEVAAQLISRHWIITDSDNGTQEVAGLGVVGHQPLLKPGEHFEYTSWATISTPVGSMKGEYFCVAEDGHRFEVPIPEFALVLPRMLH; the protein is encoded by the coding sequence ATGAGCGAGTACGCCTTCTCCGTGTCGGTACGCACCCAGTACCTGCCGGACCAGTCCGACCCCGAGCGCGGGCGCCATGCCTTCGCCTACACCATCACCATCCACAATACCGGCGAGGTCGCCGCACAGCTGATCTCGCGGCACTGGATCATCACGGACAGCGACAACGGCACGCAGGAAGTCGCGGGTCTTGGGGTGGTCGGCCACCAGCCGCTGCTCAAGCCGGGCGAGCATTTCGAGTACACCAGCTGGGCCACGATCTCGACCCCGGTGGGCTCGATGAAGGGCGAGTACTTCTGCGTGGCCGAGGACGGCCACCGCTTCGAGGTGCCGATTCCCGAGTTCGCGCTGGTGCTGCCGCGCATGCTGCACTGA
- the rpe gene encoding ribulose-phosphate 3-epimerase: protein MTQPTFRIAPSILSADFARLGEEVRRVTEAGADWIHFDVMDNHYVPNLTVGPLVCEAIRPHVSAPIDVHLMVRPVDRIIPDFAKAGANIITFHPEASEHVDRSLALIRDHGCQAGLVFNPATPLHHLDHVMDRLDVILLMSVNPGFGGQSFIPETLNKLRAVRQRIDAYTARTGRTILLEVDGGVKVDNIAEIARAGADTFVAGSAVFGKPDADGGYRGIISALRGELAKAGQ from the coding sequence ATGACCCAGCCCACCTTCCGCATCGCCCCCTCCATCCTGTCCGCCGACTTTGCCCGCCTGGGCGAGGAAGTCCGCCGCGTGACCGAGGCCGGCGCCGACTGGATCCACTTCGACGTGATGGACAACCATTACGTGCCGAACCTGACCGTGGGCCCGCTGGTGTGCGAGGCGATCCGCCCCCACGTAAGCGCGCCCATCGACGTGCACCTGATGGTGCGCCCGGTGGACCGGATCATCCCGGACTTTGCCAAGGCCGGCGCCAACATCATCACCTTCCACCCGGAAGCCAGCGAACACGTCGACCGCTCGCTCGCGCTGATCCGGGATCACGGCTGCCAGGCCGGCCTGGTGTTCAACCCCGCCACGCCGCTGCACCACCTGGACCACGTGATGGACCGGCTGGACGTGATCCTGCTGATGTCGGTCAACCCGGGCTTCGGCGGCCAGTCGTTCATCCCCGAGACGCTGAACAAGCTGCGCGCCGTGCGCCAGCGCATCGACGCGTACACCGCCCGCACCGGCCGCACCATCCTGCTGGAAGTGGACGGCGGCGTGAAGGTCGACAACATCGCCGAGATCGCCAGGGCCGGCGCCGACACCTTCGTGGCCGGCTCGGCCGTGTTCGGCAAGCCCGACGCCGACGGGGGCTACCGCGGCATCATCTCGGCGCTGCGCGGCGAACTGGCCAAGGCCGGCCAATGA
- the gph gene encoding phosphoglycolate phosphatase (PGP is an essential enzyme in the glycolate salvage pathway in higher organisms (photorespiration in plants). Phosphoglycolate results from the oxidase activity of RubisCO in the Calvin cycle when concentrations of carbon dioxide are low relative to oxygen. This enzyme is a member of the Haloacid Dehalogenase (HAD) superfamily of aspartate-nucleophile hydrolase enzymes (PF00702).), which yields MTAGMALRRTDWSGIEGVIVDLDGTMVDTAGDFHASINAMLLALGRQHPNLGPVAPMSGQEIVSYVGKGSENLIRRVLDARFSPLHANSLFADAYALYDREYIRINGQFSQVYPGVREGLAAMKAAGLRLACVTNKPYSFTEPLLAKTGLAAYFELVYGGDAFQLRKPDPFPLLKVAEAFRLDPSAMAALGDSENDAQAARAAGMGVLLVPYGYNHGNPVQAVEADGIVDTIAHAAALFAAHRAGHR from the coding sequence ATGACGGCGGGCATGGCGCTGCGCCGCACCGACTGGAGCGGCATCGAAGGCGTGATCGTCGACCTGGACGGCACCATGGTCGATACGGCAGGCGACTTCCACGCCTCGATCAACGCCATGCTGCTGGCGCTGGGCCGCCAGCACCCGAACCTGGGACCGGTGGCGCCGATGTCCGGGCAGGAGATCGTCAGCTACGTCGGCAAGGGCTCGGAGAACCTGATCCGGCGCGTGCTCGACGCGCGCTTCTCGCCGCTGCATGCCAACAGCCTCTTTGCCGATGCCTACGCGCTCTACGACCGCGAGTACATCCGCATCAACGGGCAGTTCTCGCAGGTCTACCCGGGCGTGCGCGAAGGCCTGGCGGCAATGAAGGCGGCCGGGCTGCGGCTGGCGTGCGTGACCAACAAGCCCTACAGCTTTACCGAGCCGCTGCTGGCCAAGACCGGGCTGGCGGCGTATTTCGAGCTGGTCTACGGCGGCGACGCGTTCCAGCTGCGCAAGCCCGACCCGTTCCCGCTGCTCAAGGTGGCGGAAGCGTTCCGGCTCGATCCGTCGGCGATGGCCGCCCTCGGCGACTCGGAAAACGACGCCCAGGCGGCGCGCGCGGCGGGCATGGGCGTGCTGCTGGTGCCCTATGGCTACAACCATGGCAATCCTGTACAAGCCGTCGAGGCCGATGGTATAGTCGACACCATTGCCCACGCCGCAGCGCTGTTTGCGGCACACCGGGCAGGTCATCGCTGA
- the trpE gene encoding anthranilate synthase component I yields the protein MTELEFKSLADQGYNRIPLIAEAFADLETPLSLYLKLAQSQTRGVNTFLLESVVGGERFGRYSFIGLHARTLLRAYGNRTEVVTDGKVAETHEGNPLDFIAEFESRFKVALRPGLPRFCGGLAGYFGYDAVRYIEKKLANTQKPDDLNLPDIQLLLCEELAVIDNLSGKLYLIVYADPTTPEAYSRARQRLRELRMKLRQPVDVPVTSPSVQTEVYREFAKADYLAAVHKAKEYIMAGDMMQVQIGQRLVKPYRDAPLSLYRALRSLNPSPYMYFYNFGDFQVVGASPEILVRQEERKVGTNGDTRSEHIVTIRPLAGTRPRGNTPEKDAQLATELLNDPKEIAEHVMLIDLARNDIGRIAETGSVKVTDKMVIEKYSHVQHIVSSVEGTLREGMSNLDVLRATFPAGTLSGAPKVHAMEIIDELEPRKRGIYGGAVGYLSFGGEMDLAIAIRTGIVKDGNLYVQAAAGIVADSDPEAEWRETEAKARAVIRAAEQVQDGLDSDI from the coding sequence ATGACCGAACTGGAATTCAAATCGCTGGCCGACCAGGGCTACAACCGCATCCCGCTGATCGCCGAGGCCTTTGCCGACCTGGAAACGCCGCTGTCGCTGTACCTGAAGCTGGCCCAGTCGCAGACGCGCGGGGTCAACACTTTCCTGCTGGAATCGGTGGTCGGCGGCGAGCGCTTCGGCCGCTATTCCTTCATCGGCCTGCATGCGCGCACGCTGCTGCGCGCCTACGGCAACCGCACCGAAGTGGTGACCGACGGCAAGGTGGCGGAAACCCACGAAGGCAATCCCCTCGATTTCATCGCCGAGTTCGAGAGCCGCTTCAAGGTGGCGCTGCGCCCCGGCCTGCCGCGCTTCTGCGGCGGCCTGGCCGGCTACTTCGGCTACGACGCGGTGCGCTATATCGAGAAGAAGCTCGCCAATACGCAGAAGCCCGACGACCTGAACCTGCCCGACATCCAGCTGCTGCTGTGCGAAGAGCTGGCGGTGATCGACAACCTGTCGGGCAAGCTCTACCTGATCGTCTACGCCGACCCGACCACGCCGGAAGCCTATTCCCGCGCGCGCCAGCGCCTGCGCGAGCTGCGCATGAAGCTGCGCCAGCCGGTCGACGTGCCGGTGACCAGCCCGTCGGTGCAGACCGAGGTCTACCGCGAATTCGCCAAGGCCGACTACCTGGCCGCCGTGCACAAGGCCAAGGAGTACATCATGGCCGGCGACATGATGCAGGTGCAGATCGGCCAGCGCCTGGTCAAGCCGTACCGCGACGCGCCGCTGTCGCTGTACCGCGCGCTGCGCTCGCTGAATCCGTCGCCGTACATGTACTTCTACAACTTCGGCGATTTCCAGGTGGTGGGCGCGTCGCCGGAAATCCTGGTGCGCCAGGAGGAGCGCAAGGTCGGCACCAATGGTGACACCCGCAGCGAACACATCGTCACCATCCGCCCGCTGGCCGGCACCCGCCCACGCGGCAATACACCGGAAAAAGACGCCCAGCTTGCCACTGAGCTGCTCAACGATCCCAAGGAGATCGCCGAGCATGTGATGCTGATCGACCTGGCGCGCAACGATATCGGCCGCATCGCCGAGACCGGCTCGGTCAAGGTCACCGACAAGATGGTGATCGAGAAATACTCGCATGTGCAGCATATCGTCAGCTCGGTCGAAGGCACGCTGCGCGAGGGCATGAGCAACCTCGACGTGCTGCGCGCGACCTTCCCGGCCGGCACGCTGTCGGGCGCGCCCAAGGTCCACGCGATGGAAATCATCGACGAACTCGAGCCGCGCAAGCGCGGCATCTATGGCGGCGCGGTGGGCTACCTGTCGTTCGGCGGCGAGATGGACCTGGCCATCGCCATCCGCACCGGCATCGTCAAGGACGGCAATCTCTACGTGCAGGCAGCCGCCGGCATCGTTGCCGATTCGGATCCCGAAGCCGAATGGAGGGAAACCGAGGCCAAGGCGCGCGCCGTGATTCGCGCCGCCGAGCAGGTCCAGGATGGCCTGGACTCCGACATCTGA